AATACCATTCTCAGAATGCTTGAAGATGATGCGGGCAACTTATGGTTAAGTACCTATAATGGTCTGTGCCGGTTTAACCCACAAACAAAAACAGCCCGTAATTTTTCCCATTCAGACGGGTTACAAAGCAACCAGTTCAGCTTTAATGCCGGCCTGGCTTTATCATCGGGTGAATTTTTATTCGGCGGCATCAAAGGGTTTAATATTTTTTACCCCGATAGTGTAAAAGATGAAACTGAACAACCGGCCATTTATTTAACCGGGCTTAAAATAAATAACACCATAGCTGAAGGAAGCGACCCCAGCGTAACCGCGAGAACGCTCGACAAAATAGACCAAATCACCATTCCTTTTGAGCGGGCGGTTTTGTCGCTCGATTTTCTGGCGCTGGAATACTGCGGGGCCGACAAGATCAATTACGCTTATTTTTTGCTGGGTTGGGATAAAGACTGGAACTATGTAAATCACATCAGAACGGCCAATTACTCCCGTTTGCAGGAAGGCACCTACCTGTTTAAAGTAAAGATCATGGATCCCGATGGTACCTGGGGCCACGAAACCCAATTACTGAAGATCATTGTATTGCCACCCTGGTACCGTACCTCGTGGGCTTACTTACTTTATGCCCTTGCTTTTGCAGGCGCCATTTACATCTACATTCGTTATACCCGGACCCAGGAACGGTTACGGTACGAAATAAAGCTGGCGCATGTGGAGAATGAAAAGGAAAAAGAGCTGATGGAAAAAAAGCTGTCCTTTTTTACCAATATCTCACATGAGTTCAGAACGCCGCTGTCACTTATTATAAACCCGGTAAAGGAAGCATTGAACAATGAACCGCGTAACGATCTGAAGACCGCCTATCGCAATGCCCGCCGGTTACTGAGCCTGGTTGATCAATTATTGCTTTTCAGAAAGGCCGATAACGGGTCGGACTCCTGCAAGATCTCTCCTATCAATATCATTCAATTATGTGATGAAGTATACCAGTGTTTTATTCACCAGGCCCGTACAAAAAACATTCATTACCAGTTTTCACCGGCTACCACAGAACTGACCATTTATGCCGATTATGAAAAAATAGAGATCGCGCTGTTCAACCTGCTTTCCAATGCATTCAAGTTCACCCCCGAAAATGGAATGATCGAATTCAGCGTAGAAGAGACAAATAACGCGGTGGAACTGAGTATCCGCGATACGGGTTGTGGTATTGATGCCACAGACAGCGCACGCATCTTTGAAAAATTTCAACAGGCCCATCATGGTAAACGGCAGTCGGGATTTGGCATCGGGCTCTTCCTGGTTAAACAGTTTATCGAAAGCCATAAGGGTACCGTTATTTGTAACAGCATACCCGACCAGGGCACCACTTTTACCATTACTTTGTATAAGGGAACCGCACACCTGCCTGCGAACTGTGAATTTATTGCCAATACGCCCGGCGAACAAAACAACCTGCTGCAGGAACTGGCTGCCGGCGCCATTCAGCAACCGGAAGAAGAGCCGGTCATCAAACCCATAAAACAGGAAGGCAAACAAGCGGAAGAAGTAGTTACAAAAAACAGGTCAATCCTGCTGATTGACGACAATCCCGAGATCACGCATTACCTGCAACAGATCTTTGCACCCAACTACCTGGTGTTTGTTGCCAACAACGGGAACGACGGGTACAAACTGGCGTTGCAACAGGTCCCCGATCTCATCATCAGCGATATTCATATGCAGGGCATGGACGGCATTGAACTCTGCGCTAAATTAAAACAGAGCGACCTGCTGGGGCACATCCCGGTTATCCTGTTAACGGCATCTACTGCCAGCGAGATAAAATTAAAAGGCATTGAAGGCGGGGCCGACGATTATATTACCAAGCCCTTTGACAAAACCCTGTTGCTGGCCAAAGTGGAAACGATCTTGCGCAACCGGAACCTGTTACAGCGGTTCTTTTTTGACAGCATCACCCTGAAAGAAACAAACTCCAAAGTACCGGCCGAATACCAGGAATTTTTACGAAAATGTATTGCGGTAATTGAACAGAATATAGATACCGAAGATTTTACCATCAAGAAATTCTCCCAGGCCATGGGGATGAGTCACCCCGCCCTGTACAATAAAGTAAAATCCATTTCGGGGCAATCGCTGAACGCTTTTATCCGCTCGATAAGACTTAGAAGAGCGGCCGTACTAATGTTAACCGAGAACATGAACATCCGGCAGGCTGCCTTCCAGGTAGGCATCAATGACGTGCGGTACTTCCGCGAGCAATTTGTGAAAGTGTTTCATATGACGCCGTCGGAATACATTAAGAAGTACAGGCATTCGTTTAACAGGGAGTATAATGTTATTAAAAGTTAACCTGTTAATCCTTTATCAACGCTATCAACCAGAGGGCAGAGATCCCTCTGCCCTGCAACTTCAGACCACAAAAGCAACACCTAACACGAAAACCTTCCTATAAATCCCTAATTTACCCCCTTCTTTTTAGGAAATACCCCCCTTTCTCCCCCCTGTATGGGGCCTACTTTGCATGAGTAGACAGTTGGTATTTACAACTATATGGACCCAAATACCAGCTGGGAACTATTAATTAACCTAACGAGCTTGTTCGTATGAGACAATTTCTGCAACTGACATTCAGGGCAGCCTGTTACCCATTTTACAGGATCGCCCCACCACTTTTTCTCCTGGCCTTTTTATTGTTAACCAATCTGTCGCTTTTTGCGCAAACGGCGGTAACAGGCCGGGTGCTCAGCGGCGATGGTCCCCTGCCCGGCGTAACGGTAGCGGTAAAAGGCACCCAAACCACCACCTCCACCGATGTGAATGGTAAGTTCACCATCCTGGCGCCAGAAAACGCCATCCTGGTTTTTACCCATGTAAATTATAAAGCCCAGGAAATGGCTGTAACCGGTGGCAATATGGAGATCACTTTAACACCGGCTAACAACAGCATGTCGGAGGTAATTGTGATTGGTTACAATACCCAAAAGAAAGCCACGCTCACCGGCTCCATATCGGTGGTAAAAGGCGCCGACCTGGTTAAAAGCCCGCAGGCGAATGTATCCAACTCGCTGGCCGGCCGTTTCTCGGGGGTTATTCTCAACAACCGCAGTGGCGAACCCGGTTATGATGGATCGGGCATTACCGTTCGCGGACTGGCTACTACCGGTAATAATGATGTACTGGTGGTGGTAGATGGCGTACCGGGTCAAATTGGCGGGTTAGAACGTTTGAACCCCAATGACATTGAAAGCATTTCGGTACTAAAAGACGCTTCTGCCGCTATTTACGGCAGCCGCGCCGCAAATGGCGTAATTCTCGTTACTACCAAACGCGGCCGCACCGGCAAACCTTCCATTTCAGCAAACTATAATCATGGGTTCTCTTCCCCCACCCGTTTGCCCAGGATGGCCGATGCAAAAACATATGCTGCCATCAGCAATGAAATTGCTTATTACAACAACCCGGCAGGCGGGATGAACCAGCAGTATTCTGCTGCTGAAATACAAAAGTTTGCCGATGGGTCAGACCCATTGAATTATCCCAATACCGATTGGGCAAAAGCCACGTTGAAAAATTCAACCGGACAGGACCAGGCCAATGTATCTGTAGCAGGCGGGTCTGACAATGTTCGTTATTACCTGAGCACCGGAATACTTGGCCAGAATGGTTTGTATAAGAATGGCGCCAACAAATACAACCAGTATAGTTTTCGTTCGAACATCGATGCCAACATCACCAAAGATTTCAAAGTAAGCCTGTATTTATCGGGCCGCGAAGAAGACCGCCAGTTCCCAACGTCCTCCTCAGGTGATATTTTCCGTTCCATCTATCGCGCTTATTCAACCGTTCCGGCCTTCTACCCCAATGGCCTGCCCTCTGCCGGTATTGAAGGCAACAACCCGGCCATGATGGCAACCAGTGCAGGTGGTATTAACAGAAATCCCGGTCAGGTATTCAATGGCATTTTAAAAGGCAGTTATAATATTTCAGCCATAAAAGGATTATCGGTTGATGCGTTTGCTGCCGTAGATAGATCGTGGTATTTCTACAAATCATTCGCTACGCCTTACTTATTATATTCTTACAATAAAACAACCGATACCTATAATTCAAGGATCGTGGGTGGCAACAACAATGCCGCGTCCCTGAACGAAGGCCAGAAAAACCAAACCCAGCTTACCACCAACTTCAAGGTGAATTATGCCAACAGCTTTGGCCCTCATAATTTCAATGCCTTTGTTGGTTACGAACAATCGGAGCTTAAACGCGATTCTTTTGGCGCTGCCCGCATCAATTTCCCAACGCCGCAAACCCCTGAATTATCACAGGGCGGAACAGCAGCTACCGATCGTGATAATGCGGGTAACAGCTATCACTATACCCGTAAAAGTTACCTCGGCAAACTGTCTTACAATTATGCAGAAAAATACCTGTTCGATGCGCAGCTGCGTATCGATGGTTCCTCCACCTTCCCGGCAGGTAACCAGTATGGTTATTTTCCTTCTTTCTCTGCAGGCTGGCGCATTTCCAACGAGTCGTTCCTGCACGATGTTTCGTTTATAAATGACTTAAAAGTACGGGGCTCTTATGGTGTGCTGGGTAATGACAATGTAGCGCTGTTCCAGTACCTCAACAATTACAGCTTCAATACGCAGGTGGTGCTGGGACCCGGCATATCGCCGGCCATTGATCTTACCAAACTGGCCAATAAACAAATTCACTGGGAAGAAGCCCGCAAAACCGATATCGCCCTGGAAGGTGTAGTGTTCAACGACATCAATTTTGAATTTATTTATTTCCGTCAGCAACGATCAAACATCCTGGCTGCGCGCAACGCCTCTATTCCTAATGTAACCGGTATTGTAAATCCATATGGTTCGGATCCGCTGGTGCCTTCTGAAAACATTGGAAAGGTGAACAGCAATGGCCTGGAAGCCACCCTGGGTTACAACAACCGCAAAGGAAAATTTCATTATGGCGTGAGCGGTAACTTCACTTATGCCAAAAGCAAGATCGTGTTCATAGATGAAGCACCGGCGGTATTGTCGTATCAAAAACAAACAGGCAGGCCGTTAAATACTTATTTACTATACAATGCAGCCGGCATTTTCCACTCTACCGACGAAATTGCCAAATACCCGCACCTGAGCGGCGCACAACCCGGTGACCTGATATTGCAGGACTATAACAACGATGGTAAGATCACCGCCGATGACCAGGTAAGATCAAAATATGGCAACATTCCCGAGATGACTTATGGCATTTTGTTAAACGCCGATTACAAATCGTTTGATATCTCCGTAGTATTCGCCGGTCAAACACATGTAAGCCAGTTCGTGCTGCCCGAATCGGGCACGGTGGGCAATTTTTACAGCAGCTGGGCCGATAACCGATGGAGCCCTTCCAACCCCAACGGCAGTTATCCCCGCGTTGATACCCGCACGTCTGCCTCTGTAAACGGCGGATTGTACCCAAGTACTTTCTGGTTGAACAATGCTTCGTTCCTGCGGTTGAAAAACGTAGAGCTGGGTTATAATGTAACCGGCCCTGCCCTATCTAAAATGAAAATGCAATCCCTGCGGGTATACCTGAGCGCCTTTAACCTGTTCACCATTACCAAAGTAAAAGATTACGATCCGGAAGGTACCAATTACAGTGGACAGTTCTATCCGCAGCAACGCATCGTAAACCTTGGGGTAGCCTTACAATTTTAAACAGTAAACCGCCAAACAATGAAGACCATCTTTCGAAATATATTTTATACTGCTTTATCTGTATCAGTTGTTACTTCCTGCAAAAAAGACTTTCTTGCTGTTCAGCCTACCGACAGGCTTTCGCAGGAATACATCCTGGCCGACTCATCGCTGTTTGAAGATTATGTGGTTGGCCGCTATGTAGGCATCCGTTTACAGGATAAAGAAGGTGATGGCACCAATCCCGGTTTTGGCCGTGGTTTTGAATACGCCATGTGGAGCTCGCTCACCGATGAATCTATTTACAACAACGACGATAATACCTGGCTGGTGCAAAAAGGGTTACTGGCGCCGGAAAATACCGGTATTGCCGGCACCATCTGGGGACGCAGCTATCGCGGAATCAGGGACTGTAACTTTGCCATCAGTAATATTACCAATGTAAAAATGGCCGCGGACCACAGAGCCCGTTTACTGGCCGAGCTGAAATTCATCCGCGCCTTCCGCTACCAGGACCTTATCAGGAATTATGGCGGGGTAATATTAATGGGCGATTCCGCTTATAACCTCACCGATAATTTACAGGACGATGCCTTTTTTAAACGAGCATCGCTGAAAGAATCCATCGATTATGCCGTGGCCCAACTGGATGATGCTGCCAATGGATTGCCACTGGACAACGGTGATGGCTGGTTACTGGGCCGCGCTACCAAAGGCGCCGCACTGGCCCTGAAATCAAGACTGTTGTTATATGCAGCCAGTCCGCTGTATGGCACCGGTACCTGGCAGGCAGCAGTTACCGCCGCCCAGGCAGTAATTAGTTTGAACAAATACAACCTGTACACCGGCGGGTATGCGAACCTGTTCCTCACCAACGACAACGGCGAAGGGATCTTTGAACGCCTGTATACAAAGAACGCCAATCACACCCACCTGGAAATAGCCAATGGCCCTAATGGTTATGGTGGCTGGGGTGGCAACCTGCCCTTGCAAAACCTGGTTGATGATTACGAGATGGACAATGGCAAACCCATTACCGATCCTGCTTCGGGTTATGATGCCAACAATCCCTACGTTGCGCGCGACAAACGTTTTTATGCAACCATTTTATACAATGGCGCCACCTATCGTGGCAATACCATTGAAACATTTACACCCGGTGGTAAAGACAGTAAGGATGGTCCCGACAACTGGAATACTTCCAAAACCGGTTATTACCTGAAGAAGTACATGAACGATGCCTATCCACTGCAGAATCCCTGGGGCAATGCAGGTTTTCAACCCTGGTTCTATATCCGCTATGCGGAAATATTGCTGAACTTCGCCGAAGCGGCCAATGAAGTATATGGCGCAGATGTAGTACCTTCCGGATCAACCCTGTCGGCCCGTACCGCGATCAATTTAATCAGGCAACGACCCAGTGTGGGCATGCCTGCCCTGCCGGCCGGATTAACACAAACACAAATGCGTACTGCTATTCAATACGAACGCCGGGTTGAACTGGCTTTTGAAGAACATCGTTTTTATGATGTAAGAAGATGGAAGATCGCCGATGTAACAGAAAACAAACCTGCAGGTGGGATCACCGTTACTAAAAGTGGAAGCACGTTTACCTATACAACAAAAGTGGCGCTCGATGGCCGTCATTTTGAGACTAAAAATTACTGGCTGCCTATACCACGCACCGAAATCCAGGCCAGCAATAATAAAATTACACAAAACAGCGGTTACTAATGAAACGGACTTATTTTTTGGTTTTATTGATGTGGATGCCGGTACTCCTTCGTGCCCAGCAAAATTTCAATGCAGACTGGCATTTTTATAAAGGCGATGTGCCGGGTGCAGAAAAGCCTGCCTTTAATGATGCCAGCTGGCGTACGCTGAGTGTACCACACGACTGGGGCATCGAGGGCCCGTTCAGTAAAGAATGGGCCAGCGGTACCGGTTATTCACCCGGTGGCATTGGCTGGTATCGCAAAACTTTTTCGTTTGAACCGGAATGGAAAGGAAAACAGGTTTCCATTTATTTCGATGGCGTGTACAAGAACAGCGAGGTATGGATCAATGGACATTATTTAGGCAAACGTCCAAACGGGTTCATTCCGTTTCAGTACGAGCTTACGCAATACCTGGTACCTGGCAACAATACCATTGCCGTAAAAGTTGACCATACCGATTTTGCCGATTCAAGATGGTACACCGGTTCCGGCATTTATCGCAATGTATACCTGATTGCCAAAGACCCGGTGCACATTAATCAATGGGGCGTGGCATTCAGCACCCCGGTAGTGTCAATCACCAGTGCCGCTGTGAATGTAAAAGCAACTGTGACCAACGGCACAAATGCAAACAAAAAGGTCACAGTAATGTACAGCCTCATTAATACGCGTATGGATACGGCAGGTAAATCACAAAAAATAATAACCGTTGCGCCCAATGCAACAGCTGTTGGCGATTGTTCATTTACCGTTTCCAACCCGGCATTATGGAGTATCGATCACCCAAACACCTACATGTTAAAGGTGACGCTTTTGTTGGAAGGTAAAAAGATAGATGAATGGGATTCCGAAGTAGGGATCCGTTCCATCCGGTTCGATGCCAATAAAGGATTTTTCCTGAATGGCGAACCCACCAAAATACAAGGCGTATGCATTCACGACGACGCTGGCGTGTTAGGTGTTGCCGTGCCGGAAGAAGTGTGGGTAAGACGATTACATACCTTAAAGGAAGGCGGTTGTAATGCCTTACGCCTGAGCCATAACCCGCATGCCGATTATTTATACCGGCTGTGCGACGAATTGGGTTTTGTTGTAATGGACGAAGCTTTTGACGAATGGGAAGCAGGCAAAAACAAATGGATCCGGGGCTGGAACAACGGAACGCCGGGCAAAGATGGGTACCATACTTATTTTAAAGAATGGAGCGACCGCGATCTGCGTGATATGATCCTGCGCAACCGCAACCACCCTTCTATTATTATGTGGAGCATTGGCAATGAAATAGATTATCCCAATGATCCCTATACGCACGAGATCCTGAACACCGGTAACAATCCCCAGATTTATGGCCGGGGGGCGTTGCCCGATCATCCGCCAGCTGCCCGCCTGGGTGAAATTTCGCGACACCTGGTACAGGTAGCCAAACAATACGATACCACGCGGCCTGTAACAGCCGCGCTGGCTGGCGTAGTGATGTCGAACACTACCAGCTATCCAACCAACCTGGATATTGTAGGGTATAACTACCAGGAATACCGCTATGCAGCCGATCACCAGCAATATCCCAATCGCGTCATATACGACAGTGAGAATGGTATGCGCCTCAGCGCCTGGGATGCGGTAGAGAACAACCCGTATATAGCCGGACAATTCCTGTGGACGGGCATTGATTACCTGGGCGAAGCAGGCACGTGGCCCAATCGCAGCAACCAGGCCGGCCTGTTAGACCTCGGCGGTTTTCCCAAACCGGAATACTATTTCCGCCAAAGCATCTGGACAAAAGAACCGATGATCTATATGGGTACGGCTCCCATACCCAAATCGGAAGACAATGGCATCTGGAGCCATAAACAGGCTGCACCGGTTTGGGACGGTACCGATGGCGATTCTATCAGGGTGAACTGTTTTACCAATTGCGGGGAAGCTGAATTGTTTTTAAACGGACAATCATTAGGTAAAAGAACCCTGGCCGATGCCCGCAACCGGATCCTGTTCTGGAACACCATATACCATCCGGGCGAACTGGTGGTAAAAGGATACCAGGATGGAAAACAGGTAGCACAATACATGTTGAATACTACAGGCAAAGCAACCGCTATCAAAGCCAATGTATACAAGGAACAAGGCAAAGAGCCACTGTTTTATCAAAGGGCTGACCGGTTAAAACAAATAGAGGTAACCATCACCGATGAAAAAGGACAAAAAGTATATCCCGCAGAAAACCCCATAACTGTAAGCATTACGGGTGCTGCCACGTTGAAAGGAATAGAAAACAGCGATGCCAATGACGTGAGTGATTACCATGCGGCTACCAGAAAGGCAAAACACGGCGCCCTGATCGTATATGTATTACAAAAGTCAGACAAAGAAAAGTATGAAGTGAAACTGGAATCGCCGGGGCTTGAACCAATACTATTAAAGTTTAATTGATGAAAAACGGGGTATTTTCTTAATGATAAATGCCCCGTTTTTCTCTGTTGCCAATTGGCAATTGGCAATTAACAAATCATTCCTTAACATCGTCAGTTTGACTATAATCGAAACCACTGCATTTCGCGAACCCTTGCCTATTGTCCATTGTCTATTGCCTATTGTCTATTGTGTCAATTTCTTATAATCAGCAGTTCTTTCCTCCAATGTCTTATCATACAACGCCCGGTCAGCAAAAGCTTCGGGGTTATAGGCGGCGCCATCTTTTCTTTTTTCATGCATATTAAACTGACTGGCGTGCGATGCTACCCACAGATCGAATTGCAGTTTTTTCATAGCATCCAGCGTATAAGCAAAATCTTTACTGATGTCTGCATAGCCAGGCATACCGGTCATTTTGGTATCGGGCAAAATGGTAGGCATATTCGCGATCAACACGGTATAACTTCTTTTATCATCCTTTACTGTAACCAGGTAACTGCAGGAGCCCTGCGTATGACCGGGGTGATGCAACAACACGAGTTTCGTTCCACCCAGGCTGATAGAATCCTGGTCGTGCAATAATTTATCTGCTTTTACCGGCAGGTATAACGGACCTTTCCCGCCCATATAGTAATCGGAGTTTCCGCCGTCGGCCAGTACTTTTGCGTCTTTTGCGTCAACCATCATTTTAGCGCCGGTCAGCTTTTTTATTTCAGCCATACCGGCAACATGGTCAAAATGCGCCTGGGTAGTCAACAGGATTTTTAGATCGGAAAATTTAAAACCCAGTTGCTCTATGTTCTTTTTGATCATGGGTACCGATTCGGCCAAACCGGTATTGATGAGGATATTCCCTTTGGGCGTGGCAATTAAATAACAGCCGAGATCATAAGTGCCCACATAATACAGGTTACCGGCAATCCGGAAGGGCTCTGTGGGGGCAGACCATTCCTTGTTATTTATAGGTAATGGCGCCAGCTTTTGGGCTTGAACGGAAGCGTGCACAACGAATAAAACGAGTACAAACATTAAAATTTTTCTGAACATCTAAATAAATTTTAGTCAGTAGGTAAATGAGAAGTGATACAGTAAAATTAAATGTTAAAATGTAAACAGAACTATAATACAGGCAACGGTGGCTATACTTTTTTTGCCAATCTGTTACATAAAAATTTCAAATGAAATCTAACTGCGTTTTTTTGCTGGTGCTGCTGCCATTCTTCTTTCTTTCTATGACCTGCAGGAAAGAATCCGACGGCTGCCATTACAGTTTATGGTTGAATAACACCACAAATATGCCGGTATATGTGGTATCCAGTTATGACTATCCCGATACCAGCATTAATTTCCAAAACCCGTTGATCGCTGGCAACTATGTAAGCCCACACACCCGGACTGTTTTTATTTCAGAAGACAACAGATGTATAGAAGACAAAATAGAAATGTTCTCACCCGGCCACAAACTTTCCATCTTTGTCTTCGAAGCAGAAAGGTTGCATTATGATACCTCCTGGGCGCAGATCAGGCAAAACTACCAGGTGCTGAAGCGGTATGATTATACCGCAGATGAATTAAGAAACACCAATTTTTCAATCGATTTCTAAAAAGCCTGAAATTGTCAAAAAGGCGCCGTTCATCACAATTAATACTCAACCTACGAATAGTTTCGTTATTCTTGCAACCGAATGATTGATTGATTCCCGTAATTGAGCATTTATGAACAAACCAACGCTGCTTTGCAGTTTTACCGCAATCCTGCTCTTCCTGTCCGCCCTGTCGTTTTCCCAAACCATCACCACCTTATCCGGCACTGTTACAGACAGTACAAAACCGCTTGCATTTGCAACAGTTCGCCTGTTTAAAATAAACAATACAAAACCCCTGCAAACTGTTTTAACCACTGAGCAGGGAAGTTTTCATTTCAACAAACCCGATACCGGTAATTATGTAATTTCCTATACCCATACCGGGTTTGCAGAAAAAAGAATTGCCGTTACAGTTACTGCAACAGGCGGTGATATGCAACTGGAGCCTGTTCAGCTGGCTAAAACAACGGGGATATTAAAGGAAGTAGTAGTAACCGCGCAACGGCCGTTGGTTGAACAGTCGGATGAAAAAACCGTGCTCAATGTGGAAGACGACCCGTCCAATAAAACAGAGACTGCGCTTGATATCCTGCGCAAAACCCCATTTATAACCATCGATGGGGATGATAATATAAAGATCAACGGCAAATCAAACTTCAAGGTGTTGCTGAATGGCCGTGAAACTGCTATGTTCGCCCGGAATGTGAAAGAAGCGTTGCGGGGTTTTCCCGGCGCCATTATTTCTAAAATTGAGGTGATCACTACCCCGTCTGCCAAATACGATGGCGAGGGTATTGGCGGGCTCATCAACATCATCACCAAGAAAAAAATAGTAGGCTACAATGGTACGCTTTCTTCCTTTTCCAGAACGAGTGATAAGATCAATAGCCTGGCGGTAAATGGGAATGCCAAAGTGGGCAAATTCGGGTTCAGTATTTTCATGGACAAAGGTGTTGCCGACCCGGTTTTACAACACACCACCAACATCACTACCCCAACTTCACAAACTGCATACGCTAAAAGAACGCTCGACGGGGGCCGGTACAACAGTGAAGCCTGGAGCTTTGGCAATGCAGAGCTGAGTTTTGAAGCAGACAGTCTGAACACCATCAGCCTGTATACCAATATCGATAGCTGGTCGAACAAACAGGTAACCAACCAAACCATTACTACCGATTTTCTGAGCGATCCTTCAACCGTGAGCAATTTCAACCAGAATAATAAAACCAATAATCCCGGCTACAGCATTGGCAGCGATTATATAAAACATTACAAAAGCAATAAAGAACGGGAATTCAGCCTTCGTTTTTTGGGGGAGTTCGGCAAAAACGAAAACGATCTGAACAGTGTGCAGGATAACCCCGGCACCGACAGGTACCTTATTAATAATAGTTATGCCATCAACAACCAGTATACATTTCAGCTGGATAATATTATTCCCATCAATAAAACAAGCCGGTTC
The Niastella koreensis GR20-10 genome window above contains:
- a CDS encoding SusC/RagA family TonB-linked outer membrane protein produces the protein MRQFLQLTFRAACYPFYRIAPPLFLLAFLLLTNLSLFAQTAVTGRVLSGDGPLPGVTVAVKGTQTTTSTDVNGKFTILAPENAILVFTHVNYKAQEMAVTGGNMEITLTPANNSMSEVIVIGYNTQKKATLTGSISVVKGADLVKSPQANVSNSLAGRFSGVILNNRSGEPGYDGSGITVRGLATTGNNDVLVVVDGVPGQIGGLERLNPNDIESISVLKDASAAIYGSRAANGVILVTTKRGRTGKPSISANYNHGFSSPTRLPRMADAKTYAAISNEIAYYNNPAGGMNQQYSAAEIQKFADGSDPLNYPNTDWAKATLKNSTGQDQANVSVAGGSDNVRYYLSTGILGQNGLYKNGANKYNQYSFRSNIDANITKDFKVSLYLSGREEDRQFPTSSSGDIFRSIYRAYSTVPAFYPNGLPSAGIEGNNPAMMATSAGGINRNPGQVFNGILKGSYNISAIKGLSVDAFAAVDRSWYFYKSFATPYLLYSYNKTTDTYNSRIVGGNNNAASLNEGQKNQTQLTTNFKVNYANSFGPHNFNAFVGYEQSELKRDSFGAARINFPTPQTPELSQGGTAATDRDNAGNSYHYTRKSYLGKLSYNYAEKYLFDAQLRIDGSSTFPAGNQYGYFPSFSAGWRISNESFLHDVSFINDLKVRGSYGVLGNDNVALFQYLNNYSFNTQVVLGPGISPAIDLTKLANKQIHWEEARKTDIALEGVVFNDINFEFIYFRQQRSNILAARNASIPNVTGIVNPYGSDPLVPSENIGKVNSNGLEATLGYNNRKGKFHYGVSGNFTYAKSKIVFIDEAPAVLSYQKQTGRPLNTYLLYNAAGIFHSTDEIAKYPHLSGAQPGDLILQDYNNDGKITADDQVRSKYGNIPEMTYGILLNADYKSFDISVVFAGQTHVSQFVLPESGTVGNFYSSWADNRWSPSNPNGSYPRVDTRTSASVNGGLYPSTFWLNNASFLRLKNVELGYNVTGPALSKMKMQSLRVYLSAFNLFTITKVKDYDPEGTNYSGQFYPQQRIVNLGVALQF
- a CDS encoding RagB/SusD family nutrient uptake outer membrane protein; translated protein: MKTIFRNIFYTALSVSVVTSCKKDFLAVQPTDRLSQEYILADSSLFEDYVVGRYVGIRLQDKEGDGTNPGFGRGFEYAMWSSLTDESIYNNDDNTWLVQKGLLAPENTGIAGTIWGRSYRGIRDCNFAISNITNVKMAADHRARLLAELKFIRAFRYQDLIRNYGGVILMGDSAYNLTDNLQDDAFFKRASLKESIDYAVAQLDDAANGLPLDNGDGWLLGRATKGAALALKSRLLLYAASPLYGTGTWQAAVTAAQAVISLNKYNLYTGGYANLFLTNDNGEGIFERLYTKNANHTHLEIANGPNGYGGWGGNLPLQNLVDDYEMDNGKPITDPASGYDANNPYVARDKRFYATILYNGATYRGNTIETFTPGGKDSKDGPDNWNTSKTGYYLKKYMNDAYPLQNPWGNAGFQPWFYIRYAEILLNFAEAANEVYGADVVPSGSTLSARTAINLIRQRPSVGMPALPAGLTQTQMRTAIQYERRVELAFEEHRFYDVRRWKIADVTENKPAGGITVTKSGSTFTYTTKVALDGRHFETKNYWLPIPRTEIQASNNKITQNSGY
- a CDS encoding two-component regulator propeller domain-containing protein, encoding MSYRVTAILSLLLTLAIRLFADNYPVRYLGIDQGLSNNVVTTIYQDYKGFLWFGTYDGLNRYDGYGFRIFRNVIGDSTSLNNNTIYTIRGDAANNIWVGGLKGACVFDPVRSAFSRLQYQSWNKATRHYVQDNVHTIQAAAAFMLIGSQQNGLLVFKNRSTPGEQIPLQHDNITDANYDVTAIEYDSARNTVWLFVQQVGLCKYDPNKKQLRVVSSQLKQGNCLKLDKAGNVWLGNESGLFQFNTTTNQYSTNYLPTQSKVVNLYFDKQQQGWIGSDGNGLLVLPPGASKAAPYVTSAGKPVVNSNAVYAIYEDADGRKWIGTLRGGINIMESKTSSFAHITYNPPGNDNLVSNFIMSFCEDEKHNVWIGTDGAGLRYWNRQKNEFSQYIPNNGKNAISSNFITSIVKDYNKEIWVSTWLGAINRFNRLSGTFSRYDCYNPVTHEKENNVWLLYQDAQNRLWASATNEGSLYLLNRQKDRFELFDNTITNLQCLAEDRQGGFWGGNYSTLIHIDRDRKQHTHYNIGYTLRCIHEDRHHNFWIGTQDGGLLLFDRKTGQYKRFTTANGLPGNTILRMLEDDAGNLWLSTYNGLCRFNPQTKTARNFSHSDGLQSNQFSFNAGLALSSGEFLFGGIKGFNIFYPDSVKDETEQPAIYLTGLKINNTIAEGSDPSVTARTLDKIDQITIPFERAVLSLDFLALEYCGADKINYAYFLLGWDKDWNYVNHIRTANYSRLQEGTYLFKVKIMDPDGTWGHETQLLKIIVLPPWYRTSWAYLLYALAFAGAIYIYIRYTRTQERLRYEIKLAHVENEKEKELMEKKLSFFTNISHEFRTPLSLIINPVKEALNNEPRNDLKTAYRNARRLLSLVDQLLLFRKADNGSDSCKISPINIIQLCDEVYQCFIHQARTKNIHYQFSPATTELTIYADYEKIEIALFNLLSNAFKFTPENGMIEFSVEETNNAVELSIRDTGCGIDATDSARIFEKFQQAHHGKRQSGFGIGLFLVKQFIESHKGTVICNSIPDQGTTFTITLYKGTAHLPANCEFIANTPGEQNNLLQELAAGAIQQPEEEPVIKPIKQEGKQAEEVVTKNRSILLIDDNPEITHYLQQIFAPNYLVFVANNGNDGYKLALQQVPDLIISDIHMQGMDGIELCAKLKQSDLLGHIPVILLTASTASEIKLKGIEGGADDYITKPFDKTLLLAKVETILRNRNLLQRFFFDSITLKETNSKVPAEYQEFLRKCIAVIEQNIDTEDFTIKKFSQAMGMSHPALYNKVKSISGQSLNAFIRSIRLRRAAVLMLTENMNIRQAAFQVGINDVRYFREQFVKVFHMTPSEYIKKYRHSFNREYNVIKS